The stretch of DNA ACCGCCTTATGCTGACCGCAGAATACATACATATGGTGGTGTTAAGCCAGAGAATTATGTTGAATGGTTTTTGCCTATCAGCGAACAACTTTTAAGAGTTCTTAAACCTGATGGAACTTTCATTTTAAATATTAAAGAAAAAGCCGAAAATGGCGAGAGACATACTTACGTCTTGGAATTGATTTTAACATTGCGAAAACAGGGCTGGCTATGGACGGAAGAACTTATCTGGCACAAAAGAAATTGTTATCCCGGTAAATGGCCTAATCGTTTTCGTGATTCCTGGGAAAGACTTTTACAATTTAATAAAACTAAAAAATTCAAAATGTATCAAGAAGAAGTTATGGTCCCTATTGGCGATTGGGCAAAAGACAGATTAAAACGTTTAAGTGAAGTAGATAAAATTAGAGATAATGCAAAAAATGGTAGTGGCTTTGGTAAAAATGTTTCGAATTGGCTAAATAGAGATAAAGCTTATCCAACAAATGTCTTACATTTAGCTACTGAATGCAATAATAAAAATCATAGTGCAGTTTTTCCAGAAGCTTTACCAGAATGGTTTATTAAATTATTCACTAAAGAAGATGATACCGTTTTAGACCCTTTCATGGGTTCAGGAACAACTATTGTTGTAGCACAGAGGATGAGACGGAATTCCATAGGCATAGATATTTTGCCTGAATATTTCGAGATAGTTAAAAATAAAATAAGTCCAGTTCAATATTACTTAGTTGAAGAAAAAGGAATTTATGAAACAAATAAATATGAACGATGTTCAGAAATATGTTGAAGAGAACATCGGAACTTTCCATTCAAAAAGGTTACAAAATCTTGAAAAACTCAAATTAAAGCGTGTCTTACAAAGAAAAAATCCGTATCTTTTTAAAGCTAAAAATATTTTAACTGCTCAAGATTTAGTACAAAATCTTCTTGATGCTTACTTATCTTCTCAGGAAGAGACAATTTTTGGAGATTTTCTTGAAGGTCTTGCAATTTTTATTTGCAGTAGGATTTATGATGGGAATAAGTCGGCAGCTGAGGGGATCGATTTAGAGTTCAGTAAAGATGGGATAAAATATCTCGTAACGATAAAATCAGGACCAAATTGGGGAAATAGTGGTCAAATCAAAGATATGAAGAAATCTTTCATTAAAGCGATAAAAATTCTAAATACCAATAATCCTAAAATTCATGTTGTTGCTGTGAATGGTTGTTGTTACGGACGATCGAAACAAATAGAAAAAGATGGCTATCGAAAACTATGTGGTCAAAGATTTTGGGAATTTATTTCAGGAAATGAAAACCTGTATACAGAAATAATAGAACCTCTTGGACATAAAGCAAAAGAAAAGAATGAAGATTTTTTAAAAGCCTATTCAAAATTAATTAATAAATTTACGTTTGAATTTGGAAGAGATTTTTGTTTAGATGGAGAAATAAATTGGGACGCTTTGGTAAAATTCAATTCATCAATTCAAAAGCCAAAATAAAAGAGCAATAGATACCAAAAACCTCCTCGAAAATCTATCTCCTCATTCCATATTTACCAACTCACACTGATGACCACCGAACCACTCTCCCTTGCAAAATATCTCGCTTCATCCCGCGCCGAGTTCGCGCTCTCCGAGATGAACCTGTACCTCAGCAGGAAATACGAAGAAAAAAAACTCTATGAGATCTTAAAGCCACACTTTTATGACCTCGATCTCTTTTGTGATGCAAGTTTTAAATGCTCGAAAATCGTTAAGCGCCCGCTCCCTGCTGACGAGCAGGTTATCAGAGAATTGGAGCGCTCCTTCAAATCACCTCGCCTTCCGGCGCGCATCGAGAAACTCATAGAATCCCATATCGAGCGCTCCTGCGGGAAAAACTGGCACAAGGGAGAAACGGCGCGGCTTATCCGCGAGAACATCGTGAAGCAGAAAGAAGAATACTGGAAAGGTGCATCGCAATATCCGAAGATCAGGATAATATCCTACCTGCTTTATCATTTCCCGGTTTACTTCTGTCAGTTCCAGTATCTGCTGCTTGACCTGTTGAAGAACGGGCTGCTTACCACAAAAATGAGCATCCTGGATGCAGGCTCAGGCCCGGGCACGATCACCCTGAGTACTATCGATTTTTTTGAGAAATTGCTTGACATTTACTCAAAGAAAAATATTGATGTGAAAATGAACATCAGGTTCGATTCCATCGAGAAAACTGAAGAAAACATCGATTGCTATAACGAACTTACTTCGGATTATCTCTCAAATATCGGGAACGCCAATATCTCCATGAACGAACCGATCCATGCGCCTCTTGAAACCGCAAAGCTCCAGGAAGATTTCGACCTGATTGTATTCTCAAATGTCCTTGCCGAGATGAAAATGTCCCCTGTAGAGCGCGCGAATGTTGTGGGAAGAATTGCACAGGGAAGCAGCACAACGATCATCATCGAACCTGCCGACCTTGTTAATTCAAAGGCCCTGCGCATTACCCAGCATGCCCTCGTTAAGAAAGGCTTCACAATCGTCAGCCCCTGCACGCTCATCTGGGGCATGGGCTGCAGCGGCGAGAACTGCTGGAGCTTCCAGGAAACCGGGAATATCCAGGTGCCCGGGTTCATGAAAAAAATAGCGGACACAGAGGAGCAGTACAGGTACATAAACACCGACATGAAGTTCTCATCCGTGATCCTCCGAAAAGACGGGATGGAAAAGCGCACCTACAAAGCAAAAGGGAAATTCGTGCGCCTCTCGAACCTGAAAAAACATATCGAAAAAAGGATCAATGTGGTTGCCTCAGTGATGTCGGGAAACCTCGGGGATGAGAAAAACCTTATGTTCAAGGTATGCGATGCCACCACTTCCATTCCAAGCTATGCCGTGCTTCCCTCCTACCACATCAATGAAAACAATAAAAAGCTCCTGGAGGCAGGATACGGCGACATCGTGGAGATATTCGGCACCCTTGTCAGGGAGAACAAGGAATTTTCTTCCTACAATCTCCTTATCACGCGAAACACCACAGTCATGCCTGTGGAATGATCATTTTTTAGAATGTGGTTATTTTATATAATCAAAGAAAAGAGTATTATGGAGTGATTATTATTGCCGAAGACCGTTACAGGTACATGTCCATCAGGCAGTTGCAGGATATTGTGGACGAACTGAAAGAGGAAGCAAAACATAACCCCGAGTGTGACGCTGAGCATCAAATAGCCTACAAAGCTCTGCAGGACAAGATCCGGGAAAGGGACAGGCATAGACCAAAATGCATCCCCACCCGATTCGAACACGAACTTGACCTGATGGAAGAGTTCTGAATACATATTGAATTGATGATGCCGGAAAAAATCGACCCTGAGATCGTAAGGCTTTTCCCCTCTGAAAAAAGCGGTGCAGTCGAGCGAGGATTGTGGAGGATCCCGCTCTATTTTGACAAAAGCTTCGGGAGGAACCGCGGATGCATCC from Candidatus Methanoperedens sp. encodes:
- a CDS encoding site-specific DNA-methyltransferase; this translates as MKKICTKLHLGDCKEVLKTLDSNSIDLVFTSPPYADRRIHTYGGVKPENYVEWFLPISEQLLRVLKPDGTFILNIKEKAENGERHTYVLELILTLRKQGWLWTEELIWHKRNCYPGKWPNRFRDSWERLLQFNKTKKFKMYQEEVMVPIGDWAKDRLKRLSEVDKIRDNAKNGSGFGKNVSNWLNRDKAYPTNVLHLATECNNKNHSAVFPEALPEWFIKLFTKEDDTVLDPFMGSGTTIVVAQRMRRNSIGIDILPEYFEIVKNKISPVQYYLVEEKGIYETNKYERCSEIC
- a CDS encoding PmeII family type II restriction endonuclease, which translates into the protein MNDVQKYVEENIGTFHSKRLQNLEKLKLKRVLQRKNPYLFKAKNILTAQDLVQNLLDAYLSSQEETIFGDFLEGLAIFICSRIYDGNKSAAEGIDLEFSKDGIKYLVTIKSGPNWGNSGQIKDMKKSFIKAIKILNTNNPKIHVVAVNGCCYGRSKQIEKDGYRKLCGQRFWEFISGNENLYTEIIEPLGHKAKEKNEDFLKAYSKLINKFTFEFGRDFCLDGEINWDALVKFNSSIQKPK